Proteins from one Salmonella bongori NCTC 12419 genomic window:
- the glgX gene encoding glycogen debranching protein GlgX → MTQLAIGEATPHGATYDGCGVNFTLFSAHAERVELCVFDSRGDEHRYDLPGRSGDVWHGYLAGARPGLRYGYRVHGPWQPAQGHRFNPAKLLLDPYARRVEGELKDHPLLHSGHDQPDYRDNAAIAPKSVITSDHYDWEDDVPPRTPWGKTVIYEAHVKGLTYLHPDLPQQIRGTYKALGHPVMVEYFKQLGITALELLPVAQFASEPRLQRMGLTNYWGYNPMAMFALHPAWASSPETALNEFRDAVKALHRAGIEVILDIVLNHSAELDLEGPTFSLRGIDNRSYYWIRDDGDYHNWTGCGNTLNLSHPGVVEYACECLRYWVESCHVDGFRFDLASVMGRTPVFRQDAPLFAAIKACPVLSAVKLIAEPWDIGEGGYQVGNFPPPFAEWNDHFRDAARRFWLPRNLTTGEFACRFAASSDLFKRHGRRPGASVNLITAHDGFTLRDCVCFNQKHNEANGEENRDGTNNNYSDNHGKEGLGGPLDVIERRRDSIHALLATLLLSQGTPMLLAGDEHGHSQYGNNNAYCQDNALTWLDWRQANRGLTTFTAALIRLRQQIPALIGDSWWEEGDGNVRWLNKRAQPLSAEEWQNGPKLMQILLSDRFLIAINATLEVTDIDLPEGEWRAVPPFAGEDNPVITAVWQGPAHGLCVFQRG, encoded by the coding sequence ATGACGCAGCTTGCAATCGGCGAAGCAACGCCGCATGGCGCAACGTATGACGGCTGTGGCGTGAATTTCACGCTCTTTTCCGCCCATGCAGAACGTGTAGAGCTGTGTGTATTTGATTCCCGGGGGGATGAACACCGTTACGATCTCCCTGGGCGTAGCGGTGATGTCTGGCACGGTTATCTGGCTGGCGCCAGACCCGGCCTGCGTTACGGCTATCGTGTACATGGTCCGTGGCAACCAGCGCAGGGACATCGGTTTAATCCGGCAAAATTATTGCTTGACCCTTATGCGCGCCGGGTTGAGGGCGAGCTAAAAGATCATCCGCTGTTGCACAGCGGACATGATCAACCGGATTACCGCGATAACGCCGCGATTGCGCCGAAAAGCGTGATAACCAGCGACCATTATGATTGGGAAGATGATGTCCCGCCGCGCACGCCGTGGGGAAAAACGGTCATTTATGAAGCCCATGTCAAAGGCCTCACGTACCTGCATCCGGATCTTCCTCAACAGATACGCGGCACCTATAAGGCGCTCGGCCATCCGGTCATGGTGGAGTACTTCAAACAGCTTGGCATTACGGCGCTGGAACTGTTGCCTGTGGCGCAGTTTGCCAGCGAGCCGCGTCTGCAGCGAATGGGGCTGACGAACTATTGGGGTTATAACCCGATGGCGATGTTCGCGCTGCATCCCGCCTGGGCCAGTTCGCCGGAGACGGCGTTGAACGAATTTCGCGATGCGGTGAAAGCGCTGCATCGCGCGGGAATTGAAGTCATTCTGGACATTGTGTTGAACCACAGTGCTGAGCTGGATCTGGAGGGGCCGACCTTCTCCCTGCGCGGAATTGATAACCGTAGCTATTATTGGATAAGAGACGATGGCGATTATCACAACTGGACGGGATGTGGCAACACGCTCAATTTAAGCCATCCCGGCGTAGTGGAGTACGCGTGCGAGTGTTTGCGCTATTGGGTGGAAAGCTGCCATGTCGATGGTTTTCGTTTTGATTTGGCGTCCGTTATGGGGCGTACCCCGGTTTTTCGTCAGGATGCGCCGCTGTTTGCCGCGATTAAAGCCTGTCCCGTGTTATCCGCGGTCAAGCTTATCGCTGAACCATGGGATATCGGCGAGGGGGGATATCAGGTGGGCAATTTCCCGCCGCCGTTTGCTGAGTGGAACGATCATTTTCGCGATGCGGCCCGCCGTTTCTGGTTGCCGCGCAACCTGACAACCGGAGAATTTGCTTGTCGCTTCGCTGCCTCCAGCGATCTGTTTAAACGTCATGGCCGCAGGCCTGGCGCCTCCGTCAATCTGATTACAGCGCATGACGGTTTTACACTGCGGGACTGTGTTTGTTTCAATCAGAAACACAATGAGGCGAACGGTGAGGAAAATCGCGACGGCACCAACAATAATTACAGTGACAATCATGGTAAAGAAGGATTAGGCGGTCCGCTTGATGTCATTGAGCGGCGACGCGACAGCATACACGCGCTGCTGGCGACGCTGTTGCTCTCTCAGGGAACGCCGATGCTGCTGGCGGGTGATGAACATGGTCATAGTCAGTACGGCAACAACAACGCCTACTGCCAGGATAATGCCTTAACCTGGCTGGACTGGCGGCAGGCAAACCGTGGGTTAACCACCTTTACCGCCGCGTTGATTCGTTTGCGCCAGCAGATACCGGCATTAATCGGCGATAGCTGGTGGGAAGAAGGCGATGGCAACGTGCGTTGGCTCAATAAACGCGCACAACCCTTAAGTGCGGAGGAGTGGCAAAACGGACCTAAGCTGATGCAAATACTGCTGTCGGACCGTTTTTTGATTGCGATAAACGCCACGCTTGAGGTGACAGATATTGATTTACCCGAAGGGGAATGGCGCGCCGTTCCCCCATTCGCTGGAGAGGATAATCCGGTGATAACGGCTGTCTGGCAGGGACCTGCGCATGGACTGTGTGTGTTCCAGAGAGGATAA
- the glgB gene encoding 1,4-alpha-glucan branching enzyme, translating to MSSRIDRDVINALIAGHFADPFSVLGMHQTQAGLEVRALLPDATDVWVIETKTGRKVGKLECLDARGFFCGVLPRRKNFFRYQLAVVWHGQQNLIDDPYRFGPLIQEMDAWLLSEGTHLRPYETLGAHADTMDGVTGTRFSVWAPNARRVSVVGQFNYWDGRRHPMRLRKESGIWELFIPGAHNGQLYKFELLDANGNLRIKADPYAFEAQMRPETASMICGLPEKVTQSEERQKANRFDAPISIYEVHLGSWRRHTDNNFWLSYRELADQLVPYAKWMGFTHLELLPVNEHPFDGSWGYQPTGLYAPTRRFGTRDDFRYFINAAHAAGLNVILDWVPGHFPSDEFSLAEFDGTHLYEHSDPREGYHQDWNTLIYNYGRREVSNYLVGNALYWIERFGIDALRVDAVASMIYRDYSRKEGEWIPNEFGGRENLEAIEFLRNTNRIIGEQVPGAVSMAEESTDFAGVTRPPEMGGLGFWYKWNLGWMHDTLDYMKLDPVYRQYHHDKLTFGMVYNHTENFVLPLSHDEVVHGKKSILDRMPGDAWQKFANLRAYYGWMWAFPGKKLLFMGNEFAQGREWNHDVSLDWHLLEGGDNWHHGVQRLVRDLNHTYRHHKALHELDFDAYGFEWLVVDDHERSVFIFVRRDKAGNEIIIASNFTPVPRHDYRFGINQPGRWREILNTDSMHYHGSNAGNGGVVHSDEIESHGRPHSLSLTLPPLATIWLMREGE from the coding sequence ATGTCCAGTCGTATCGATAGAGACGTGATTAATGCGCTAATTGCAGGACATTTTGCGGACCCTTTTTCCGTACTCGGAATGCACCAGACCCAAGCCGGACTGGAAGTCCGCGCCCTATTACCTGACGCCACCGACGTATGGGTGATTGAGACCAAAACCGGACGTAAAGTCGGCAAACTGGAATGTCTCGATGCTCGCGGTTTTTTCTGCGGCGTTTTACCCAGACGTAAAAATTTCTTTCGCTATCAGCTCGCCGTGGTCTGGCACGGACAGCAAAATCTGATCGACGATCCTTACCGTTTTGGTCCATTGATTCAGGAAATGGATGCCTGGCTGTTATCGGAAGGTACTCACCTGCGTCCTTATGAAACGCTGGGTGCGCACGCTGATACGATGGACGGTGTCACCGGTACCCGATTTTCTGTCTGGGCGCCTAATGCCCGCCGCGTTTCGGTTGTAGGACAATTTAACTACTGGGATGGCCGTCGCCACCCGATGCGTCTGCGCAAAGAGAGCGGTATTTGGGAGCTGTTTATCCCTGGCGCGCATAATGGGCAACTGTATAAATTCGAACTGCTCGACGCGAATGGAAATCTGCGCATTAAAGCTGACCCGTATGCCTTTGAGGCGCAGATGCGTCCGGAAACGGCGTCGATGATCTGCGGCTTGCCGGAGAAGGTGACGCAAAGCGAAGAACGACAAAAAGCCAATCGGTTTGACGCGCCGATCTCGATTTACGAGGTGCATTTAGGTTCATGGCGACGCCATACGGATAACAACTTCTGGCTGAGCTACCGTGAACTGGCCGATCAGCTTGTGCCTTACGCCAAATGGATGGGCTTTACGCACCTTGAACTCTTGCCGGTTAACGAACATCCGTTTGACGGCAGCTGGGGCTACCAGCCAACCGGGCTTTATGCCCCCACCCGTCGGTTCGGCACGCGTGATGATTTCCGCTATTTCATCAATGCAGCTCACGCGGCAGGACTGAATGTCATTCTCGACTGGGTACCGGGCCATTTTCCGTCCGATGAGTTTAGCCTGGCGGAGTTTGACGGTACGCACCTCTATGAGCACAGCGATCCGCGCGAGGGGTATCACCAGGACTGGAACACGTTGATTTATAATTATGGCCGTCGTGAGGTCAGTAACTACCTGGTGGGTAATGCTCTGTACTGGATAGAGCGTTTCGGGATTGATGCGCTGCGTGTGGATGCGGTGGCCTCTATGATTTACCGCGACTACAGCCGTAAAGAAGGCGAGTGGATCCCGAACGAGTTCGGCGGTCGTGAAAACCTGGAAGCCATTGAGTTTCTGCGTAATACCAACCGCATTATTGGCGAACAGGTGCCTGGCGCGGTCAGCATGGCCGAAGAGTCGACAGACTTTGCCGGCGTGACGCGTCCGCCAGAAATGGGGGGACTGGGGTTCTGGTACAAGTGGAATCTGGGCTGGATGCATGACACTCTGGACTACATGAAGCTGGACCCGGTCTACCGCCAGTACCATCACGATAAGCTCACCTTCGGCATGGTGTATAACCATACCGAAAATTTTGTCCTGCCGCTGTCGCACGATGAAGTCGTTCACGGTAAAAAATCTATCCTCGATCGTATGCCGGGCGATGCGTGGCAGAAATTCGCCAACCTGCGCGCCTACTATGGCTGGATGTGGGCCTTCCCCGGTAAGAAACTGTTGTTTATGGGCAATGAATTTGCCCAGGGACGCGAGTGGAACCATGACGTCAGTCTCGACTGGCATCTGTTGGAAGGGGGAGATAACTGGCACCACGGTGTTCAGCGTCTGGTGCGCGATCTCAACCACACCTATCGCCACCATAAGGCGCTGCATGAGCTGGATTTTGATGCTTACGGCTTTGAGTGGCTGGTGGTCGATGACCATGAGCGCTCGGTGTTTATTTTCGTGCGTCGCGATAAAGCCGGTAACGAGATTATTATTGCCAGCAACTTTACGCCTGTTCCCCGTCACGACTATCGCTTTGGCATCAACCAGCCAGGACGCTGGCGTGAAATCCTCAATACTGACTCAATGCATTATCACGGTAGCAACGCTGGCAATGGTGGCGTGGTACATAGCGATGAGATCGAAAGTCATGGCCGTCCGCACTCTCTTAGCCTGACCTTGCCGCCGCTGGCGACGATCTGGCTGATGCGGGAGGGGGAATGA
- the asd gene encoding aspartate-semialdehyde dehydrogenase — MKNVGFIGWRGMVGSVLMQRMVEERDFDAIRPVFFSTSQFGQAAPTFGDNATGTLQDAFDLDALKALDIIVTCQGGDYTNEIYPKLRESGWQGYWIDAASTLRMKDDAIIILDPVNQDVITDGLNKGVKTFVGGNCTVSLMLMSLGGLFAHNLVDWVSVATYQAASGGGARHMRELLTQMGQLYGHVADELATPSSAILDIERKVTALTRSGELPVDNFGVPLAGSLIPWIDKQLDNGQSREEWKGQAETNKILNTASVIPVDGLCVRVGALRCHSQAFTIKLKKDVSIPTVEELLAAHNPWAKVVPNDRDITMRELTPAAVTGTLTTPVGRLRKLNMGPEFLSAFTVGDQLLWGAAEPLRRMLRQLA, encoded by the coding sequence ATGAAAAATGTTGGTTTTATCGGCTGGCGCGGAATGGTCGGTTCTGTTCTCATGCAACGCATGGTAGAGGAGCGCGATTTTGACGCGATTCGCCCTGTTTTCTTTTCTACTTCCCAGTTCGGGCAAGCGGCGCCGACCTTCGGCGACAACGCCACCGGCACGCTACAGGACGCTTTTGATCTGGATGCGCTAAAAGCGCTCGATATCATCGTGACCTGCCAGGGCGGCGATTATACCAACGAAATTTATCCAAAGCTGCGCGAAAGCGGATGGCAGGGGTACTGGATTGATGCGGCTTCTACGCTGCGCATGAAAGATGATGCCATTATTATTCTCGACCCGGTCAACCAGGATGTCATTACCGACGGACTCAACAAGGGCGTGAAGACCTTTGTGGGCGGTAACTGTACCGTTAGTCTGATGCTAATGTCGCTGGGGGGGCTTTTTGCCCATAATCTCGTTGACTGGGTATCCGTCGCGACCTACCAGGCTGCCTCCGGCGGCGGCGCTCGCCATATGCGTGAGCTGTTAACCCAAATGGGCCAGTTGTATGGCCATGTGGCTGATGAGCTGGCGACGCCATCTTCCGCCATTCTCGATATCGAACGCAAAGTGACAGCATTAACCCGCAGTGGCGAGCTGCCGGTCGATAACTTCGGCGTGCCGCTGGCGGGCAGTCTGATCCCCTGGATTGATAAACAACTCGATAACGGTCAGAGCCGCGAAGAGTGGAAAGGCCAGGCGGAAACCAACAAGATTCTCAATACCGCATCGGTGATTCCGGTTGATGGTCTGTGCGTGCGTGTTGGCGCGCTGCGCTGCCACAGTCAGGCATTCACCATCAAATTGAAAAAAGATGTGTCCATTCCGACGGTGGAAGAGCTGCTGGCGGCACATAATCCGTGGGCGAAAGTGGTGCCGAATGATCGTGATATCACCATGCGCGAATTAACGCCGGCGGCGGTAACGGGGACGCTGACCACGCCGGTTGGGCGTCTGCGTAAACTGAATATGGGGCCGGAGTTTCTGTCGGCGTTTACCGTAGGCGACCAGTTATTATGGGGCGCCGCTGAACCGTTGCGTCGTATGCTGCGCCAACTGGCGTAG
- the gntU gene encoding gluconate transporter, whose translation MSTLTLVLTAVGSVLLLLFLVMKARMHAFVALMVVSMGAGLFSGMPLDKIAATMEKGMGGTLGFLAIVVALGAMFGKILHETGAVDQIAVKMLKSFGHNRAHYAIGLAGLICALPLFFEVAIVLLISVAFSMARHTGTNLVKLVIPLFAGVAAAAAFLLPGPAPMLLASQMHADFGWMILIGLCAAIPGMIIAGPLWGNFISRYVELRIPDDITEPHLGEGKMPSFGFSLALILLPLVLVGLKTIAARFVPEGSTAYEWFEFIGHPFTAILVACLVAIYGLAMRQGMPKDKVMEICGHALQPAGIILLVIGAGGVFKQVLVDSGVGPALGEALTGMGLPIAITCFVLAAAVRIIQGSATVACLTAVGLVMPVIEQLNFSGAQMAALSICIAGGSIVVSHVNDAGFWLFGKFTGATEAQTLKTWTMMETILGTTGAIIGMIAFQLLS comes from the coding sequence GTGAGTACATTAACACTGGTTTTAACCGCCGTCGGTTCTGTCTTGCTGCTGCTGTTCCTCGTGATGAAGGCGCGTATGCATGCCTTCGTCGCGTTAATGGTGGTCTCGATGGGCGCGGGGCTTTTTTCGGGTATGCCGCTTGATAAAATCGCTGCAACCATGGAAAAAGGAATGGGCGGCACACTGGGTTTCCTGGCGATTGTGGTCGCGCTGGGGGCGATGTTCGGTAAAATTCTGCATGAAACCGGCGCGGTCGATCAGATAGCCGTGAAAATGCTTAAATCCTTTGGCCATAACCGCGCGCACTATGCGATTGGCCTGGCCGGGCTGATTTGCGCGCTCCCGCTGTTTTTCGAAGTGGCGATTGTGCTGCTGATTAGCGTCGCGTTCTCTATGGCGCGTCATACCGGCACAAACCTGGTGAAGCTGGTCATTCCGCTGTTTGCGGGCGTGGCGGCAGCCGCGGCGTTTTTGTTGCCTGGGCCTGCGCCGATGCTGCTGGCGTCCCAGATGCATGCTGATTTCGGCTGGATGATCCTGATTGGGCTGTGCGCAGCCATTCCAGGTATGATTATCGCCGGGCCGCTGTGGGGGAATTTTATCAGCCGTTACGTTGAGCTGCGTATTCCTGACGACATTACCGAGCCGCATCTGGGCGAAGGTAAAATGCCTTCTTTCGGCTTCAGCCTGGCGCTGATCCTGTTACCATTGGTGCTGGTCGGGCTGAAAACGATCGCCGCGCGTTTTGTGCCGGAAGGTTCTACCGCTTACGAATGGTTTGAGTTTATCGGCCACCCCTTCACTGCGATTCTGGTCGCTTGTCTGGTAGCGATTTACGGCCTGGCGATGCGTCAGGGGATGCCGAAAGATAAAGTGATGGAAATCTGCGGCCACGCGCTGCAACCGGCGGGTATTATCCTGCTGGTTATTGGCGCAGGCGGGGTGTTCAAACAGGTACTGGTTGACTCCGGCGTCGGTCCGGCACTGGGCGAAGCGTTAACCGGTATGGGACTGCCCATTGCCATCACCTGCTTCGTGCTGGCGGCAGCGGTCCGTATCATTCAGGGATCTGCAACGGTCGCGTGCTTAACGGCAGTCGGTCTGGTGATGCCGGTCATTGAGCAACTAAATTTCTCCGGCGCACAGATGGCGGCGCTCTCTATCTGTATCGCCGGCGGTTCAATTGTCGTTTCCCATGTGAACGACGCTGGTTTCTGGTTGTTCGGTAAATTTACCGGCGCGACCGAAGCGCAGACGTTAAAAACCTGGACAATGATGGAAACCATCCTCGGCACGACAGGCGCGATTATCGGGATGATTGCGTTCCAGTTGCTGAGTTGA
- the gntK gene encoding gluconokinase, with amino-acid sequence MSTTNHDHHVYVLMGVSGSGKSAVASAVAHQLHAAFLDGDFLHPRCNIEKMASGEPLNDDDRKPWLQALNDAAFAMQRTNKISLIVCSALKKHYRDLLREGNPNLSFIYLKGDFDVIESRLKARKGHFFKTQMLVTQFETLQEPGAEERDVLVVDIDQPLEGVVASTIEAINKGSTL; translated from the coding sequence TTGAGCACGACTAATCATGATCACCACGTTTACGTTTTGATGGGCGTATCCGGCAGCGGTAAATCCGCGGTCGCAAGCGCAGTGGCGCATCAGCTTCATGCCGCGTTTCTGGACGGTGATTTTTTGCATCCGCGCTGCAATATTGAAAAAATGGCCTCCGGCGAGCCGTTGAATGATGATGACCGCAAACCGTGGTTGCAGGCGCTGAACGACGCGGCCTTTGCGATGCAGCGTACCAATAAAATCTCGCTGATCGTCTGTTCCGCGCTGAAAAAACACTATCGCGACCTGTTACGTGAGGGAAACCCGAATCTCTCTTTTATCTATCTGAAAGGTGATTTCGACGTTATTGAAAGCCGTCTGAAAGCGCGCAAAGGCCATTTCTTCAAAACCCAGATGTTGGTAACACAGTTTGAAACGCTGCAAGAGCCAGGCGCTGAGGAACGCGACGTTCTGGTGGTGGATATCGATCAGCCACTGGAAGGGGTGGTGGCGAGCACCATTGAGGCGATCAACAAAGGCAGTACGCTGTGA
- the gntR gene encoding gluconate operon transcriptional repressor GntR: MKKKRPVLQDVADRVGVTKMTVSRFLRNPEQVSVALRGKIAAALDELGYIPNRAPDILSNATSRAIGVLLPSLTNQVFAEVLRGIESVTDAHGYQTMLAHYGYKPEMEQERLESMLSWNIDGLILTERTHTPRTLKMIEVAGIPVVELMDSQSPCLDIAVGFDNFDAARQMTAAIIARGHRHIAYLGARLDERTIIKQKGYEQAMRDAGLAPYSVMMEQSSSYSSGIELMRQARREYPQLDGIFCTNDDLAVGAAFECQRLGLKIPDDMAIAGFHGHDIGQVMEPRLASVLTPRERMGSIGAERLLARIRGETVTPKMLDLGFTLSPGGSI, translated from the coding sequence ATGAAAAAGAAAAGACCCGTACTTCAGGATGTGGCCGACCGTGTCGGCGTGACCAAAATGACGGTCAGCCGTTTTTTGCGTAATCCGGAGCAGGTCTCCGTCGCGCTGCGGGGTAAAATTGCGGCTGCGCTTGATGAACTTGGGTACATCCCCAATCGCGCGCCTGATATTCTTTCCAATGCGACCAGCCGCGCCATTGGCGTTCTACTACCGTCCTTAACCAACCAGGTCTTTGCGGAAGTCTTACGCGGTATTGAAAGCGTCACCGACGCCCATGGGTATCAGACCATGCTGGCGCACTACGGTTATAAACCGGAGATGGAACAGGAGCGCCTGGAATCAATGCTCTCCTGGAATATTGACGGCCTTATTCTCACTGAGCGTACCCATACGCCGCGCACCTTAAAAATGATCGAAGTCGCCGGGATTCCGGTGGTTGAGCTGATGGACAGCCAGTCGCCGTGTCTCGATATTGCCGTAGGTTTTGACAACTTTGACGCCGCCCGCCAGATGACTGCCGCAATTATCGCGCGTGGCCACCGTCATATTGCTTATCTGGGCGCGCGGCTCGACGAACGAACTATTATCAAGCAAAAGGGTTATGAGCAGGCGATGCGGGACGCAGGTCTGGCGCCCTACAGTGTGATGATGGAGCAATCTTCATCCTATTCTTCCGGTATCGAGTTAATGCGCCAGGCGCGACGCGAATACCCGCAGCTTGACGGTATTTTTTGCACTAACGATGACCTGGCGGTGGGCGCAGCCTTTGAATGCCAGCGTCTGGGGCTAAAAATCCCGGATGATATGGCCATTGCCGGATTCCACGGTCATGATATCGGTCAGGTAATGGAACCGCGTCTGGCAAGTGTCCTGACGCCGCGCGAACGGATGGGCAGCATTGGCGCAGAGCGGCTGCTGGCCCGTATCCGCGGCGAAACGGTGACGCCGAAAATGTTAGATTTAGGTTTCACCTTGTCACCGGGCGGATCTATTTAA
- a CDS encoding pirin family protein has translation MIYLRKANDRGHANHGWLDSWHTFSFADYYDPNFMGFSALRVINDDVIDAGQGFGTHPHKDMEILTYVLEGTVEHQDSMGNKEQVPAGEFQIMSAGTGVRHSEYNPSKTDRLRLYQIWIIPAETGITPRYEQRRFDAAQGKQLVLSPDARDGSLKVYQDMALYRWAMVKEEQSVHQISADRRVWIQVVKGDVTINGTKATTSDGLAIWDEPAISVHADSDSEVLLFDLPPV, from the coding sequence ATGATCTACTTACGCAAAGCAAACGACCGCGGCCACGCGAATCATGGGTGGCTGGACTCCTGGCACACCTTTTCGTTCGCCGATTATTATGATCCAAATTTTATGGGATTCTCGGCGCTGCGGGTGATTAACGACGACGTGATCGATGCAGGCCAGGGTTTCGGTACTCACCCGCATAAAGACATGGAAATTTTGACCTATGTACTGGAAGGCACCGTAGAACACCAGGATAGTATGGGCAATAAAGAGCAGGTTCCCGCGGGCGAATTCCAGATTATGAGTGCCGGCACCGGCGTTCGCCACTCCGAGTACAACCCGAGCAAAACAGATCGTCTTCGGCTATACCAGATCTGGATTATTCCGGCGGAAACGGGCATTACGCCGCGCTACGAACAGCGCCGCTTTGATGCCGCGCAGGGTAAACAACTGGTGCTTTCACCGGATGCCCGTGACGGTTCGCTGAAGGTCTACCAGGATATGGCGCTGTACCGCTGGGCGATGGTGAAAGAGGAGCAGTCGGTACATCAGATTAGCGCCGATCGTCGCGTCTGGATTCAGGTGGTAAAAGGCGACGTAACCATTAATGGCACCAAAGCCACGACCAGCGATGGTCTGGCGATTTGGGATGAGCCGGCGATCTCGGTTCATGCCGACAGCGATAGCGAAGTGCTGCTGTTTGACTTGCCGCCAGTCTAA
- a CDS encoding oxidoreductase, with the protein MALHCAFIGFGKSTTRYHLPYVLNRQDTWHVAHIFRRHAKPEEQAPIYSHIHFTSDLNDVFDDPLVKLVIVCTHADSHFEYAKRALEAGKNVLVEKPFTPTMREAKALFELAQRKGLIVSPYQNRRFDSCFLTAKKVIERGKLGDIVEIESHFDYYRPVAETRPGLPQDGAFYGLGVHTMDQMISLFGRPDHVAYDIRSLRNKANPDDTFEAQLFYGDLKAIVKTSHLVKIDYPKFIVHGTKGSFVKYGIDQQETSLKANIMPGEPGFAADESVGVLEYVNDEGVTVKEEVKPETGDYGRVYDALYATLTAGAPNYVSESEVLTNLEILERAFEQPSPATITLSK; encoded by the coding sequence ATGGCCTTACATTGCGCATTCATTGGTTTTGGTAAAAGCACCACCCGCTACCATCTTCCCTATGTTCTTAACCGTCAGGACACCTGGCATGTGGCGCATATCTTTCGCCGCCATGCGAAACCGGAAGAGCAGGCACCGATCTATTCGCACATCCACTTCACCAGCGATCTGAATGACGTGTTCGATGATCCTCTGGTTAAGCTGGTGATCGTCTGTACCCATGCTGACAGCCATTTCGAATACGCTAAACGTGCCCTGGAAGCCGGTAAAAACGTACTGGTGGAAAAACCCTTTACGCCAACGATGAGGGAAGCGAAAGCGTTGTTTGAACTGGCGCAGCGCAAAGGGTTAATCGTGTCGCCCTATCAGAATCGTCGCTTTGACTCCTGCTTTCTGACGGCTAAGAAGGTCATTGAGCGCGGGAAGCTTGGAGATATCGTCGAAATTGAAAGCCATTTCGATTATTACCGCCCGGTAGCAGAAACCAGGCCGGGGCTGCCGCAGGATGGCGCTTTCTACGGACTTGGCGTTCACACGATGGATCAAATGATTTCGCTATTTGGTCGCCCGGATCATGTCGCGTATGACATTCGTAGCCTGCGTAATAAAGCGAATCCGGATGACACCTTCGAAGCGCAGCTGTTTTATGGCGATTTGAAGGCTATCGTTAAAACCAGCCACCTGGTGAAAATTGATTACCCGAAATTTATCGTGCATGGGACCAAAGGCTCGTTTGTGAAGTACGGTATCGATCAACAAGAAACCAGCCTGAAAGCGAACATTATGCCTGGCGAGCCGGGTTTTGCGGCTGATGAATCTGTCGGTGTGCTGGAATATGTTAACGATGAAGGCGTGACCGTGAAAGAAGAGGTGAAACCGGAAACGGGTGACTATGGCCGCGTCTATGATGCTTTGTATGCAACGCTTACTGCCGGCGCGCCAAATTACGTCAGTGAATCTGAGGTTCTTACCAATCTGGAGATTCTGGAACGGGCATTTGAGCAGCCTTCTCCCGCCACCATAACCCTTTCTAAGTAA